Below is a window of Mycoplasma sp. 2045 DNA.
GGGATGAAAGAAATCAGAAAATAGAAAAATTAGAAAAATTATTGGACCATAAATATTCGTATGCACCTATTATGAGCATGATTGATTCATATGCATTCAAATATAATATGAAATTTTTTATAGCAGCAGGTAATGATGAGGAGTGGCTATCTTTATTAAGAATTTGCGATCGTTTAACTTATCATATGGAAACTAATTCAAAATTGAGAAAAAAATTAGATTTAAAATATATCGATAGTATGTCGGCTAATACTAATAGTGGGAAAAACGTTATATATGTTGGTTCTATGAATCCTTCAGGATATGTCTCAAGATTTAGTCAACAAGGTTCTTATGATAAAGGTGATTTCCCATTAATAATTAATTATGGTGAGTTAAATAATTTACCTATTGATACAGAAAATAGAAGATCAGAAAATTTATTTAAACTACTTTATAAAGATCAAACTGGCACAAGTTTTGCTACTCCTATGACTACAGGAACAATTGCATTGTTAGAAGCAGAAAGCTCTAAAATCGCACACAATAAAGCACCTAGAGATTGAAAAGCAGCGTTAGCTTCTTCTTCAAGATATATTTGGGATTTAGGTGCTAGAGATTATGACCCATCAGATGATCCGGAATTTTTGGAAACTTTTAATGCTTTAGAATTTGAGGCTGTCCATTCTAATAATTCATATACAATGTCTGGTTTTGGTTCAATTAAATATAAAACATTAAAAGATGTTTTAGAAAATGAAATATGAGTAAAAATTCCTGATATAACTAATAAAGAAGATGAACCGGAAATAGTAAAAATCCCTGCAGATCTTAATGGTTGCACAATCCACTTTTTCGGTTTACCAAGAAATAAAATTGAAAACAACAGTTATCGTGAAGTATTCAGAAAAGGTTTTGATGAAATATCAAGAATTGTAAAATTAGATATTTCTGAATTTGTGAAAAATAAAAATAGTTTAAGAGTAGCTCTGTCTTGAGATTTTACGAATTCAGAATATAGATTAAATAAATTCAAAGAAAAATATTCAGCATTAGCTAATTCAGATATCACCTTATATGAAATTAAGAAAGAGTTAGTAGATATTTTCGATTTAGAAGTATGACCATATACTGAACGAAGTGGTTGACATAATGACGTCATTAACTCAAATAATGTTAAGAAAAAAGGTTATTGAAATTTCAGTACAGGAACTGATACAAATGTTGAGTGTGTTAAAATTGACAAAATAGATTTTGAAGATGCAGAAAAATTAGATATTAGACTGATAACAAAAACAAAAAGCAAGTTTTTCACTGAAGAAAAATATGAATTAATTAAGAGGGTATTGGCAGGTGGTTTATTAACAGTGACGATTTCTGCTGATTAGAAATGAAAATGAAAAAATATAAAAGTCTTATATCTATACCTATATTAACTGCAACAATTTTAACACCTGCTTTCTTTATTAATAGCTGTAATGAAGAAGGATATTTGAGAGAGAATTGTAACATATGAGAAAAAGTGGATGTTGAACCTGCTTTTAAATTAAAATCATTTAATCTAATGAGTGATGATTATGCTGTGCACATAAAAGATAAAGTGAAGAATGAAATCGATTTTTTATCAGCGAACTTGAAATCTACATTTTTGAAAGATATAGAAATAGATTATGATTCGGCTTTAAGTAATTTTATTTTAAACAGAAATAAAATTCAATACAAAATTAGCACAACAATAAAGGAAATTAAAAGTTATTATGACGAGTTATCTGATGAACCTAACAAAATGTCTACTTTTGAATCTTTTGAGAATAGAAAATTGGAGATTTTATTAAATTATTTAAAAAATACTAAACCTAACATTTCATCAATTGATAAAACAAACCATTTAGCAAGTGTTTCTAGCGATACAAATAAAAAATTGAGCAGTTTAATGAATGACATTAAACCAATTAACTCAAAATTTAAAATAAATTGAAATGAATTTAAAAAATTTTCAAAAGAGTATGATAGTAGTTTCCACAATGACGTTGCAAAATTCAATAAGTCTACAATACAAAATAAGTTTGATCAATTTTGATTTACTCACCTTTTAATGAGTACCTTTAATCATAAAAACTTAAACGCTGTATTTGATTTTGACAAAAGTAGTGATCCTATTCTTAATTTCATTGAATTAGCAGATAAATTTATTAATCTGTGAGAGTTAAATTATAATTTTGAAAAATATGCAGTCGCTAATAAATATAATGACGATAGGATTTTCATCCCTAAAATTACTTCATATTATCACGAAGTTCCTCCAGTGAAAATCTCAGACTTTGACAAGCACATACAAGACAGGATTGAGAATTCCGATTTTCTAATTCAAATTCCAGTAGTGAATAACCATAATGATGAACTTGATGAAATTTTAAATGGAATGTTTTCTAAATTTAATAATCATGATAGTTCTTATTGAGATTATGTTTATCATAATATTATTCATCCAAGATATGTTAATTATGTTTATAGTAGTTCTAAGAATTATGAAGTAGAAAGATATTACTTCTATATTAATTCTGCATATTATTTTAAAAATAAAAATACTAAACAAAATGATTCTCCAATATGAGTAATAAACTCTTTAACATCATCTAGAGACAAAAATACTAGTTTTCCCGAAGATAAATATTGATTAATGTCTCAAAACGAAATAAACGGTAATAATAAGAATAATCACTCGCTATTTTATGATGCTATTATAAAAGATGATATTGAAATTTTAAACACTTATCAAAATTCGAATAATCATAATGATGCAAAAAAATGATTCAAACCTACTGAAGATATCCTAGTTTGATTTGACCCATTAAAAGGAGTGGATGAGTGATATGAATTTTCATCTAGAAATAAAGATAATAATTTCTACATAATAAATAAATACAATAATAGGGTTTATTTAAATCCTAAAGGTAATTTGTACAGTAATGAAACATCACAAGTAATATTCGATGACCTCACTATTAACCAGTGACTAGGTCTTGAGAATTTGGATAAGATAGATGAAAATAAGATTCCTATAGAATATGCAAAATATTTAGAAAAATTTAAGTCAATTTTTAATAAAGTGGAATATCGAAAAAATGACACTTGAACAAAAGTTTATGAGTTAATCACTTTATTTGGACATGAATCTGAATATTTAAAGGAATCAGGTTTGGAAGGTTTTAAAACAAAAATTAGAAATGCAGATTATTCTATTCTAGGAGATAACTATAATATTTCTTATTCGTTTGATGCGTCTGAATTAGATAAAATTGCAAAATATATAAATAAGGATGAATTGTTATCTGCTTATTTGAACAAAATAGACTATATAGTTAATAAGTTGAAAGAAATTAAAAATGAAATTTTAAGTTGATCTGAAACTGATGACTCTAAGTTTAAAAAACATTTAAGAAATTATTTAAATATACTTTATAAATATGATAATTCAAAACAAAATAATGACAAATATGACGCATTAATAAATTCAAAAATACTTAGTCAAATAAATGATACTGTTGAATTTATTAACCAATTACTTATGAATTTAAAGATTAACTAAAATCGAAATTCACTGAATTGTAAAGTGAGATGCTATAAGCTTAGTTAAACCAAAACAAGAAAAGTAGGCAGAAAATAAAAAACTGTCTACTTTTCTTGTTCTAGTTTGACAGCGGTCGTCTATTTATTTTTTTAAATTTCAACATTTAATTAAAAACCTCAATATAACTACTGCTAAAATGTGTTCGTTATATTGAGGTTTATATTTTTCAATTTAGTTATCTATCAAATTTTGATTTGTTCTTCTTCAGGTAAAAACATTTGATCGTTTTCTTTTAAGTTATAAGTTTTTGTGAAATCCCCGAGTTTCCAAGTTTGAAGGTCTAAAAAACGAATATGCCTATAAATAAGACATATTCGTTTTTTATGTTTCAAAATTACACACATAAAATTAACCAATGCATGCTATAAAATCTCTATAAATTTTGATATTTTCCTGATGATGTGGATCTAAATCATTAATTATTTCTTGAATGATTTGACCATTCACTTCTTTTCTAGTGATTGTCATCATTCTTAATGAATCAACTAATAAATCAATTGATATTCTTTGAATTTCGCCGTTGTTTTCGTAATATTTTTTCAACTTGTAAAGACAGTATTTAATAGTAACTAATGCTAAAAAACATAATAAAACATGAGCTAAAATATGATTTTCTTTATGAACATATACCGGTCTAATTTGTAAGGCAGATTTTAACATTCTAAAATTGTCTTCAACTTTTCACTGTTGCTTGTAAATCTCGTTTGCTTTTTCAGCTGTTAAGTCCATAATGTTGGTTTCAATCATATAAAAACCATCTTGATCAGCTATTTTTCTGATCTTTTCATAATTTAATTTGGCTGTTGTTTTTCCTTCAACATCCATATATTTTTTCTTATATTCAGGAACAAGATCACTTAAGCAAATTTCACGATTTGTTGATTTTTTGTCTATTTTTGTTAAGAAATTTAACCTTTTAAGTTTATCAAGTGTTTGTTTCGCAGGGCTAAAGTAAACAATTTGCTTTCTCATTTGTCCATTAAATCTCTTCTTATTTCAAATCGAATCAACGTATCTTTCTTTTGAAAAGATTTGATTGTCAAACATATAGTCTTTGTCTTTCACAATAAATCTTCTGCTTTCTTCATTTAATGTGTCAATTCTTTTTTGGAAAATATATCTAAAACCTTTTTGTTCTAAAAAACGTAAGTTAGCATTGTTATTTATACCTCTATCAGCAACAATTACTGGATTCGAAATACCATAAAGTTTTTTCATTTCTACAAGAAAATCAATCATTGTTTTGCAATCTGCTGTGTTTCCTGGGAAAACTTTATAGTGAAGGGGAATACCATTACTATCAACTGCCATAGCAATTACAATTTGGTCTTCATCATGCTTGCCATCTTTTGAAAATCCTCTTTGTCTAACTCCCTCCCTTGTAAAACTTTCAAAATAAACAGTTGTGTTGTCAAAGTGCATAATATTGTTTTTTCTATTGGTTAATTCATTCATTTTGTTAAATAAATTTTTCAAAATTGCGTTTTTATTCTCCAAAACAGTGTCAAGATAGTTGTAAATTGAAGATTTTTGTACATCAACTTTGTTGATGAAGTCATTCTTGTTTTTAAACTGTGAAGAATAACTTCTTGGCAAAATGATGCGAGTCCCAATAACAAATTCAAGAACTTCTTCCAATGATTTATGTCTGTTTTCCGTTAAAACGCTAAATAAATCCAGTTCCTTAATCACTTTGTAAATCAAATCAATACCAATATTTTGAACACTTGTTTTTACAGAAGTTGGAGCTAATAGTTCAAAAAAATGTGCTTTAGCATCTTTTTTGTCTAGATTAACATCAATTTTAGCTGCAATCGGTCTTATATCCTCAATTTTTGATAAATTGTATTTTTCTTTTAAGTCTTCTCAATAACCTAAACCTACTTGGCTTCCGTAACCTTTTTTAAAACCTTTTGAAATTGCTAAGACTAAATAGTATTTTCCGTTTTGTTTTTTTCTGCATAAGTTGTATTTCATACTCTTTATTATACCATTTTATGTGTGTAATGTAAGTAAAAAAATAAAATTTCTTTTGCTTCATATATCTATAGATATATGGATTAAAAAACGACCCTTAAAAAAAGGTCAAACTTGGAAACTCAGGAATTGTAAAGTGAGATGCTATAAGCTTAGTTAAACCAAAACAAGAAAAGTAGGCAGAAAATAAAAAAACTGTCTACTTTTCTTGTTCTAGTTTGACAGCGGTCGTCTATTTATTTTTTTTAAATTTCAACATTTAATTAAAAACCTCAATATAACTACTGCTAAAATGTGTTCGTTATATTGAGGTTTATATTTTTCAATTTAGTTATCTATCAAATTTTGATTTGTTCTTCTTCAGGTAAAAACATTTGATCGTTTTCTTTTAAGTTATAAGTTTTTGTGAAATCTGGATTGTTTAATAAAACAACATTTCCACGTATTTCTGAAGGTGAGTGAACGTCAGATTCCAATCTTCTTTTTGCGCTTCCTTCCGTGATAATCATTCTTCAAACTCTAGCTCAGTTTTCGAAGAAGTTTTTTGGATTAAAGTCATTTTCAAGTTTAGCTGCTTCAAAGGCACATGAAACTCCACCGATATCAGCAATGTTTTCAGAAACTGTTAGTTTTCCATTAACTTTTCCATATTTAGTTTCTTTACCATCATACAACTTAATAACAGCGGCAATTTTTTCGTCAAATTTTACTCTATCATCATCAGTTCATCAGTTGTTTAAGCTTCCATTTTCATCAAATTGTGAACCGTTGTTGTCAAATGCATGTGAGATTTCGTGAGCAATAACTGCTCCAATTCCTCCATAATTTGCAGATGAAGATTGATTAATATCATAATAAGGAGCTTGTAAAATTGCAGCAGGGAAAACAATGTGATTTGCAAATGGATTAAAGTAAGCATTAATTTCTGCAGGAGACATTGATCAATACTTATCATTCTTTAATTGATTGTATTGCGATAAGTTATATTGAGTCTTAATTGATTCGAAGAATAAAACATTTTCTAAAATGTTTGATCCTTGCTCATAGGTCTTAACAACAAAATCTTTGTAAAATGGTCTGATGATTTCTGGGTATCCAACCATAACACCTAATTTGTTCAATTTAGTAATTGCTTTTTTAATTGTTTCTTTTGATAATCATGTGTTTTCTTCCAAGTTTTTCTTATAGACTTCAATCATATTAGCGACCATATGTTCTACATCTTTTTTGGCTTTCTCTCCAAAGAAATGTTTTGCATAGTACATACCTAATGGTTCTTTGAAATATTTAGTAGCTAAATCATAAGCGAACATTTCTAAATCTCTTGGTTTTTGGATTGAGTAAATTGCATTTTTAAATTCTGTTGCTTTAATTCTTGTTTCTTCATCTAAATATGAAGCTGCAAAAATTAAGTTTTTAATAAAGAATAATGCTTTGTATTCTTCGAATGTTTCGCTATTGAAAATATTGTTTAAGTTTTCAATAAATTTAACGTTTGAACAAGGTATCATTTCAACTTTTTGGCCTACTAATTGCTCTGCAATGTTTGGAATATTAAAAATTGAACTTTTATCGGTATATCATGAAATTTCTTTAGGGTTGTATAATGAAACATAATCAGCCTTTTGAACATCTGAAAGAACATAATCTTTAATTTTTAAATCAAAAGCAATAGCTTTATTAATTAAATCATTTGATTTTCTTTCATCAAATCCGTATTTTTGTAATAAATCAAAAACCATATTAATTCATACAGTCATTAATCTATTTGCTTCTTGTTCATTTTCATATGTTTCTTTTGAAGGTAAAATTAAGCTAAATTCATCAAGTCATAAAACTTGTAATTTATTATTTTTAAAATCTTCTCCAACACCAAAAGATAAAGGTAAAGATACATATCTATTATTAAAGTAATCAAAATTTGAAGCAAGTTGATCAAATGATTTTAATTCTTCAATATTTTTAAGAAAATCTTTAGCCGGTTTTATTCCGATTTCTTTTCTTTTATCTTTATCAATAATCATTTTGTAAAATTCAACATACTGCTTCATCATAGGATCATTAGGTAATTCTTTTTGACCATTAGCTCACTGAACTGTTAAGTCTTTAAGTAATTTTTCTAATTTAATATCTAATTCACCGAATGCTGACATTGATGATCTATCTGATGGAATTGTGGCAGTATTTAATCATTCATAATTAACGTATTCATAAAAATTATCTTCTAATCTAGGTTTTGACATTTTAACTCCTTATAATTTTCTTTTTATTATATAGCAATTAGAGTTTTTTAAATAAAAACCACCAAAAATTGGTGGCACATATCTATAAAACTAATATATAAATTCTATTTAATAAATTAAACAACTTTAACTGAAACTTCTTTAGAATGTGATTTACCTTCCAAATTGTTTCTTTCTATATGGAATATTTCAATTTTTTCATTTCCCTTAGTGTGTAATCCGTGTTTTTGACCACGGCGAAATCCTTTAATTTGACCTTCTAATTCGTCAATTGTGTTAGCTTGTGCAATAACTTCACCACTAGCTACTAATTTTGCTTTGTATTTGTACATAAGCACCTCCGATTTCTTACACTTTTATTCTATAACTTTTTGAGATCAAGTTATCAAAAATTTAATATTTTCTAGTAAATTTTTCACATTTATGAAAAAAATAATTACAACACTTCTTATCTTATTTTAAGATAAAAAGTGTATGATTTAAACATGACAAAAT
It encodes the following:
- a CDS encoding IS1634 family transposase — encoded protein: MKYNLCRKKQNGKYYLVLAISKGFKKGYGSQVGLGYWEDLKEKYNLSKIEDIRPIAAKIDVNLDKKDAKAHFFELLAPTSVKTSVQNIGIDLIYKVIKELDLFSVLTENRHKSLEEVLEFVIGTRIILPRSYSSQFKNKNDFINKVDVQKSSIYNYLDTVLENKNAILKNLFNKMNELTNRKNNIMHFDNTTVYFESFTREGVRQRGFSKDGKHDEDQIVIAMAVDSNGIPLHYKVFPGNTADCKTMIDFLVEMKKLYGISNPVIVADRGINNNANLRFLEQKGFRYIFQKRIDTLNEESRRFIVKDKDYMFDNQIFSKERYVDSIWNKKRFNGQMRKQIVYFSPAKQTLDKLKRLNFLTKIDKKSTNREICLSDLVPEYKKKYMDVEGKTTAKLNYEKIRKIADQDGFYMIETNIMDLTAEKANEIYKQQWKVEDNFRMLKSALQIRPVYVHKENHILAHVLLCFLALVTIKYCLYKLKKYYENNGEIQRISIDLLVDSLRMMTITRKEVNGQIIQEIINDLDPHHQENIKIYRDFIACIG
- a CDS encoding MAG6790 family protein codes for the protein MYKYKAKLVASGEVIAQANTIDELEGQIKGFRRGQKHGLHTKGNEKIEIFHIERNNLEGKSHSKEVSVKVV
- a CDS encoding M13 family metallopeptidase, giving the protein MSKPRLEDNFYEYVNYEWLNTATIPSDRSSMSAFGELDIKLEKLLKDLTVQWANGQKELPNDPMMKQYVEFYKMIIDKDKRKEIGIKPAKDFLKNIEELKSFDQLASNFDYFNNRYVSLPLSFGVGEDFKNNKLQVLWLDEFSLILPSKETYENEQEANRLMTVWINMVFDLLQKYGFDERKSNDLINKAIAFDLKIKDYVLSDVQKADYVSLYNPKEISWYTDKSSIFNIPNIAEQLVGQKVEMIPCSNVKFIENLNNIFNSETFEEYKALFFIKNLIFAASYLDEETRIKATEFKNAIYSIQKPRDLEMFAYDLATKYFKEPLGMYYAKHFFGEKAKKDVEHMVANMIEVYKKNLEENTWLSKETIKKAITKLNKLGVMVGYPEIIRPFYKDFVVKTYEQGSNILENVLFFESIKTQYNLSQYNQLKNDKYWSMSPAEINAYFNPFANHIVFPAAILQAPYYDINQSSSANYGGIGAVIAHEISHAFDNNGSQFDENGSLNNWWTDDDRVKFDEKIAAVIKLYDGKETKYGKVNGKLTVSENIADIGGVSCAFEAAKLENDFNPKNFFENWARVWRMIITEGSAKRRLESDVHSPSEIRGNVVLLNNPDFTKTYNLKENDQMFLPEEEQIKIW
- a CDS encoding S8 family serine peptidase, with translation MNKIKKIFQKLLLPSLISPVIICSSLSVSAKPSSEEFEQMVRDLYDHYIELENIEEFNKLMKSEENESPYLQYFQKLGIADSINKVNENNHEKTKIGIIELGLVNPWLFLQNDETSDNLKLYLPKYSKEEISDKKDMEYFVKDSIDVISSESFKKMENSKLTRNMLWKLNKEIFWVNNKVNLNNNSGTLGEVIQRESLENLFSSHATTVASIMSGHLGILKNAEIHSASINMFNPFSLGEKTFLTYYDHKTDDTKIINQSLGRTPDYFRIRTLDSILRKMLSNNVKLINMSFGGSTIFEEGVGKNVWNHLNKVSSRFEKIKAEYNIKNFDELYMYLIRKGVWNDKLEQEDLEMFLEIKHIILWYLYTNERLNTKENIQKALQMGYSNFCNWDERNQKIEKLEKLLDHKYSYAPIMSMIDSYAFKYNMKFFIAAGNDEEWLSLLRICDRLTYHMETNSKLRKKLDLKYIDSMSANTNSGKNVIYVGSMNPSGYVSRFSQQGSYDKGDFPLIINYGELNNLPIDTENRRSENLFKLLYKDQTGTSFATPMTTGTIALLEAESSKIAHNKAPRDWKAALASSSRYIWDLGARDYDPSDDPEFLETFNALEFEAVHSNNSYTMSGFGSIKYKTLKDVLENEIWVKIPDITNKEDEPEIVKIPADLNGCTIHFFGLPRNKIENNSYREVFRKGFDEISRIVKLDISEFVKNKNSLRVALSWDFTNSEYRLNKFKEKYSALANSDITLYEIKKELVDIFDLEVWPYTERSGWHNDVINSNNVKKKGYWNFSTGTDTNVECVKIDKIDFEDAEKLDIRLITKTKSKFFTEEKYELIKRVLAGGLLTVTISAD